In the Candidatus Saganbacteria bacterium genome, AACGGGGAAAACGATCTATTGGCCGCCCGATCAGAAGGACGTCAAGAAATTGCTTGATGAATTGCTCGAATATACCGGGAAGAACAAAGTGAGGACAGACCCTCTTATTCTGGCCGGCATTTTTCACAAGCAATTCGTGATAATCCATCCCTTTATGGACGGCAACGGAAGGACATCAAGACTCGCGACAAAAGTTTTGCTGGCTTCGATGGGACTTGATACATTTAACCTGTTCAGCTTTGAGAATTATTACAACAAGAATGTGGGCAAATATTTTGAAAAGGTCGGGGTCAGGAACAACTATTATAACATCAAAGAAAGCGTTGATTTTACCGGGTGGCTCGAATATTTTACGGACGGTATAATCGATGAGCTGCTGCGCGTGAGCAAGGAACTGGAGGCGTCAGCGCTTTCTCCCAAAACCGCGCTAAGAACCTGCGACAAACAGGTGATCGATCACATTAAAAAACATGGATACATCACCGACAAGGAGTATTCCGGCCTTACAAAGAGAGCCAAGGCGACGCGGAACAAAGATTTTAACAGGCTTATTGACATGGGCCTTATAAAAAAATTGGGCAAAGGCAAAGCGACGTATTATAAACTGAGGTAAAAAGCCTGCGCTAAAAAGGGCGATCTGCTGGTGAAAGTGAATGTGAGAAACTAAATCAAACGCCTTCCGGTGTTTTGTCCTTTTTTCTAAGCGCGGTCATTACTCTTCTGTACCTCAAAAGCCCGCCAAGGCTGACAAGTCCGAAAAAGGACAATGCCGTTCCCGCGAAATTAAGCGGATCGGATAAATAAGCCAGAAGATCAAATCCTTTAGCGCCACCCGCTTTGCTTGCGGCACGAACAGATGGTACCGGCGCGGCAGCAGCAGCGGTCTCCAACGGACGTGAAGCGGTGATCGCCGGTGTTTTTAAGATCGTCTTTGCGGCTATTGCTGCCGGTTTGACAATTTCTCCGGGAACGGTTTCAGGCACGGCTGCCAAGGCCGGTCCCTTAGGTGCGGATAGGCTTGCGGTCTTTGTCTTGAGGCTTTCCCCGAAGGAAGGCGGGAGAAGGGTTACTGAGACATAATGTGTTATATTTTCAGAGCCTTCGTGATACGGATGATATGCATAATCTACTTGAATAAACCCCAGCCGCAGTCCGACACCGAACGTCGGATCTGAAGAAACTTTTGTATCTGAGGCTGCGCTGAGCGACTGATCGATCCCTCCCCTCAAAATCAAGATAGGATGTATCATCCATTCCACACCGGCATGCATCAACGAAGGCACATTTCTGGATACATAGGTGTCCCTGTCGACTTCTACTTTTAATTTATTATCAAGCAGATTGACAGCTGCGCCGGCTTTCACAACACAGGGAATGCTTTCGTATACCCCGTTATACCAGTTCATCCTGCCGCCGCTTTCGACAGGCAGTACGTTTTGCGCCACGGCCCCAAGGCTTAGCCAGTTAAAAGGCGTGAATTTAGCGCCTACATCAAGGTCCTTCCCGAGCCCGGATGCGGCAAACGAACCGGTAAATCCTTCATCAAAGACTTTTGCGCTGGCGCCGACACTGAGAGCTTCGTTAAGTTTAGCGGCAGCAGTAACGACATACAAATTGTTATGATAATCAAAATAGCTAAATCCTGTCTGAGAAGGCGAGGGGATATTAGTAACCTGGGACCCAACGGCTCCGATGCCCAGGGCGCCCTCTATCCCGCCAAGATTGAACGGTGTCGCGACCGCGAGTGTCGCATAAGGGATATCATTAAGCACGTTGGAATACATCGAGAGCATCGTCCACGATTTTATCGATGCCAGCCCGGCAGGATTCATGAAGATGGAGCTGGCGTCATCTGCCGAAGCTACGAATGCTTTTCCCATGCCCATCGGTCTTGCGCCGACACCTATCTTCATAGGATCTTCCTGGATACCTACCACCGTCAGGGCAAGTAAAGGTCTTATTTGCGATATCAACATTGTGCAAACGATCAAGGTAAAAATAATACATCTATTTAATGTATTCATTTTACGTACACTGCTATCTTTCCTCTGGCCTTTATCTTGCCGGTGTTCTTGTCGATAAGATGCAGCAGATACAGGCCGGTGCCCGATACCTCGCCAAAGCCGTTAGTCCCGTTCCAGGTGACAGAATTGTCCCCTTTCTTTCCGCCGTTCTGTCCGGAGAGGAAGTTCATTTTATAGATCAAATCAGCCGATGTATTAAATATATAAAGGTTGACGGTCATAGGATTGAAAGGGTTTGGAGAGTTGACCGCCAGGCCCATCGGCAGGCCGTAGCTTGTGACCTTAAACGCCGAAGCAAGCTGCGTTTGAGTGCCGTCAGGATTGACGATCACTACATTCCGCAGTCCCTCATTTGCGCCTGACAGGTTAAACTTGCAGGTGATGCTTCCGGCGGCTGCCGCAATGTCAATACCGCTTATGTCGGCCTCTGTCGTCGATGTAAGCTTCACGGTAAGGCCGGTTGCAAAATTGGCTCCCGTTATTGTAACGGAGACCGGGGCTATGTTCTTTCCTTCAGCAGGGATTATACCGGTGATGATCGGAGAAAAAGCCGCACCTATTATAGAGCCGATAAACCCGCTTGAAGATGAATAACTGCCGCTGGACATCCCGACCGCCTGCTTGTAAGAGGAGCTTTGCGTCAGCCCGTAAGAAGAGGAAGAAGCTGTCATGCTGCTTCCGCTGCTAACTGTTTGTGTCGTCACGCTATAGCTGGCAGAAGTAGCGGCCCAAATTTGCCCTGCCGCAACAACGATCAAAATACCTGCCAAAGCCGTTCCGATTAACCTTTTTTCATATTTACCATAAAATAATATCTACCGTCATTTGGCGTATTTATTTATACTCGTGAATAATTATAACTCCATTAGCGCCTACACCACCCGTTGCAGTCGTATCGGTACCACTAATTCTGAAGCATGCTCCTCCTGCACCTCCGCTTCCATATAATGCTCCTGCGGTTCCTGTAACAGCAATTGCAGTAGTAGGGACATAAACACAAATGCTCTGGGAACCATACAAAGAAGCGCCTCCTGCACCAGAGATACCAAGCGTTCCTGACATGCGATATCCGGATCCGCCTGTACTGCCATCAATATTGACATCACCCGTAGTGCCCGCTGCACCTCCGGCCCCACCAGAAGCAGTTAAAATCGTAGATCCACTGGCCATAGTCGTCCCTCCACCACCTCCATTTGCGGTAATTGATGTTCCATCAAATTGAGTTTGGCCTCCAACTGAACCAGACCCAGGACTTCCTCCAGCACCTCCCGTGCCTACTACGAAAGTAAATGTAGATCCACCGCTTGTTGCGATCCGCTTTGATGTGTAGGCACCGCCACCCCCTCCGCCTCCGGCAGCAGCCTTAGTGTTAGTTGTTATAGCAGTTCCTCCTGCGCCGCCGCCACCCCCACCAATCAATTCAACTTCAATAACCGTTACATCTGCTGGTACAGTATACGGACTCAAGCTTGGTAATGTAATCCTCGAAAGAACACCAAGATTTGTTAAAGTGTTGCTAGTGGCGGAAATTGTCTTGTTGGTCAATGTCTGCACAGCATCAAGCGTTACCACATTTGTTGTTAATATGGCATCAGGCAATGTCCCGGTTGTAATTTTTGATGCATCAAGATTTGGAATTGTGCCGGCTGACAGGGAAATACTATTGTTAGTATCAGATATGGTTTTATTTTTAAAGGTATTAACTGACTCCGCGGTGACAACACCTGAAATTTTAGAGCCCGCAAGAGATGTTATCCAAGCCGGATCAGCATACGAGCCATTAGAATAGACACCGTTGGTGACAGTTGTCGCGTTGTTTGCGGAAGTTGCCGAGGTCGCTGTCGCGGCGTTCCCGGAAATATCTATACTATACGACCCCGTTAGTATCCCTGATGCCAATGTTCCTGTTGTAATTTTTGATGCATCAAGATTTGGAATTGTGCCGGCTGACAGGGAAATACTATTGTTAGTATCGGAGATAGTTTTATTCTTAAAGGTATTAGCTGATTCCGCGGTGACAACACCTGAGATCTTAGAGCCCGCAAGAGATGTTATCCAAGCCGGATCAGCATACGAGCCATTAGAATAGACACCGTTGGTGACAGTTGTCGCGTTGTTTGCGGAAGTTGCCGAGGTCGCTGTCGCGGCGTTCCCGGAAATATTTCCTGAGATCTTTGAACCTGCAAGCAATGTTATCCAGGCCGGATCAGCATAGGACTCGGTTGTGAGGACGCCGTTCGTTACCGTGATCCCTGTCAGATTGGAACCATCAACAGCTGGTAGTTTTGCTGTTCCGTCTAATTGGATGAGTTTGCCGGGAGCGTTAAAAGAGTTCCCCTGTGTTGTGACGTTTGTGGAGAGTCTGGAATCCGAAACATTTCCCGCAGTCGCTGAATTGATCGCTGCTATTGCACTTTGACCTGCTGCATCAGAAGTGGCCAGAAGATTTGCCGTTATCGCGGTCGTGGCAGAAGTAGCCGCGCCTCCCTTGCTCGATGATCCGGCATAGTTAAAATTCGCCATCGTAGAATCTACTGTAACGACATCTGTTCCGCCTGTCTGGTGTGAAGAAGCGTGCGCGCCGGGAAGAGTAGTCCCAACGACTTTGCTTCCGGAAATGCTGACTATCTTTGCATCTGTTACCGACGCATCAGCAATTTTTGATGTTGTAACAGATCCGTCTGCAATAGAAGCCGCGGCTATCCCCGTCAACTTTGATCCGTCACCCGAGAAAGCATCAGCAGTGACAATGCCTGTGACAGTTATTCCTCCGGTAAGGGTGCCGCCTGATTTCAGCAGATAATTTGAAGCCGCGACTCCCGCAAGGTTATCGGAATCGGATGATTTGAAAGCATAGGGGGCCGTTACCAGCTGCATGCGGGGAGCCAGGGTCTCTCCCGCTATCGTGAGCTCAAGGTACGCATCGCTCCCGTTGAATACCAAAGCGTTGATGGGATCGCTGTTGCTGCCCAGGAGTGCCGAAAAGGTGCCGTGGCTCTCCGGCACTATATTATATGTAGAGGAGGTCCACAGTGCCGTTCCGCCTGTCAGGCCGTCGTAGATCTTAAAGGTTACTGCCTTTGTTGTGGTAACGGGGTTTCCCGCAGTATCGACAAGCCTGCCTTCGTAGCTTATCCTTGTCGGGATACTTGCTGAAGCTACTGATGTGATGACCGAGACCGGGACAAATAAAACCGCTACCAAGATGAACAAGGGTACAAGCTTAGACAACAGATTAGAGTTCAACATAATTTTTCTTCCTCCTTAGATTGTTTTTCGGGGTGCCGGATGTTCATATATTATAACATGCCTTTCGCTCTTGCAAATAAAGGCCGTTTGCCATTTCAACTATCATCACTATGCAACATTCCGTATTCCTCATACAACAGCATATCGGACGCATTTCTCGGAAATTTCACGCAATTTTCATTTCAGGCCCGGATCAGTTTAATAGCAACAGGATTATTATGTGACTGAGATCTAGAAAAACAAAAAGCGCATTTTACCTCGGTCAAACGCCGTTCTGTTATAATTTGTTATGATTACGGAAGATCATGTTTGGCGTAACGGGATTCATATCCGGAAAGCATGCATGTGAGAAAATATCTCATAAAAACCTACGGTTGCCAGATGAATGAAAATGATTCCGAGATCATTGCGGGCATCCTCGAAAAGAACGGTCTTGTTAAGGCTTCAGATATTAAAGAGGCTGACATCGTGATCGCCAACACGTGCTCGGTCCGCGACGCGGCAGAGAGAAAAGCAGCCGGATTCATAAATACACTTATCAAGCTCAAAAAAGAAAAACCCGGCCTGCTTGTCGGGGTCGTGGGCTGCATGGCAGAGAGGCTGGGGGAGGAGCTGGTCAAAAAGTTCAAATTCGTTGATTTTGTTATGGGGACAAGCGACTTCCGCAACTTCAAAGACACTTCCATAATCAAACGCGAGCCATCCGTAAATGCCTGGATCACGATAATGGAAGGCTGCGATAATTTCTGCTCGTTCTGTATCGTTCCTTACGTGAGAGGCAGGGAAAAGAGCAAACCCGTTGCGGATATATTGAAAGAGATCGATGAACTCGATAAAAATGTTTTTAAAGAAATAACACTTCTAGGCCAGAACGTGAACTCATACTCTTACGGTTTTCCGCATCTTCTGGACGCGGTCTCGAAGATCAATGGCATCAAAAGGATAAGGTTCATGACCTCCCATCCAAAGAATATGTCGGATGAGATAATCGAAGCGGTAAAAAATACCCCCAAAGTCTGCGAGAACTTCCATCTCCCGCTCCAGAGCGGGGACGATGAAATATTAAAAAGGATGAACAGGGGATATGACAGCGATTATTTCAGGAGGCTTGTCGAAAAAATAAGAAAAAAGATCACGGCATCAGCAATTACTTCTGATGCGATAGCCGGTTTTCCGGGTGAGACGGATGAACAGTTCGAAAACACACTGCACTTGATATCGGAGCTGGAACTGGACGCGGTCAACACGCTTGCTTATGATGTAAGGCCCGGCACAGCCGCGGAAAAGATGGAAGGAAGAGTGCCTCAGAAGATCGTCGATGAAAGGCTTCAGCAGCTTATAAAAGTTGTGGAAGAGACTTCATTCAAAAAGAACCAGTCTCTTGCCGGGTCAGTACAGGAGATCCTCGTAGAAAAAAAAGGCAAAGGCAGGACCAGGAGCCACAAAATGGTAAAATATCCAAGTGAAGCGGATGAGACCGGAAAACTCATAAAAGTCAGAATAAAATCGGCAAAGTCGTGGGTGTTGCTAGGAGAGGTTGTAAGTTGATATAATGAAACAAGCAAGGAGAAAATAATGACAAGCGAAAAAAACGATTCCCTGATGATATTTTCGGGCACGACGGCGCCGGTATTCGCGTCGGATGTGGCAAATTATATCGGGCTTAAGCTCGGAGGGATACAAATATCAAAGTTCCCGTCGGGCGAAATATACGCGCGCATCAAAGATAATGTGAGGGGGAAATCCGTTTTCGTGGTGCAGACGGGGACGCAGAACGTGAACGAAGATATCATGGAGCTTCTGATAATAATAGATGCTATGAAAAGAGCTTCCTGCAGGAGCATAACAACTGTCATCCCGCACCTTCCGTACGCAAGACAGGACAGAAAGGCGGCGTCCCGCGAGCCGATCTCCGCAAAGCTGATCGCAGACCTTTTAACAGCAGTCGGAGTGCACAGGGTTATAACGATCGATATGCATTCAGACCAGATACAGGGGTTCTTTAACTGCCCGGTGGACACACTTACGGCCCTGCCTCTGTTCGCGGCCTATATAAAGGGCAAGAACATCAAGGATCCCGTCATAGTGGCCCCTGATACCGGCAGGGCTAAGACCTCGAAAAAACTGGCTGACAGGCTGGGTTGCCCGCTTGCGATAATTCACAAACAGCGGCCGGAGCACAGCACGTCAGAGGTGACCCATGTGGTCGGCGATGTGAAAGGCAAGACAGCTATCATAGTGGACGACATGATAGATACCGCGGGCACCGCCACGAACGGCGTAAAAGCGCTTATCGATATGGGAGCTGAAAAGGATGTGTATCTGATGGCGACGCATGCGATCCTGTCAGGCCCGGCAGTGGAGCGGATAACAAAGGCGGGGATAAAGGAATGCATCGTCACCGATTCCGTTCCCGTACCTAAGGAAAGACAGTTCCCTTCGTTAAAAATAATATCGGTAGCCCCGCTGTTCGGCGAGGCGATAATGAGAGCGCATGAGAATTTGTCGATAAGTTCGTTATTTGATTAACCCCCTCTGTATCTCCCCCTTTTCAGGGGGAGAGGGGAAGGAATTTAGGAAAAGAGGAAATGCAAAAAGAAATTAAAATAGGATTGATCGGGTTCGGTACCGTCGGGAGCGGTGTGGCCGCGCTTTTACAAAAGAACGCGCTCTACATCGAAAAAATGACGGGCGTGAGCATAAGGATCGATCGGATAGCGGACACAGATATTTTAAGGAAAAGACCTGTAGACATCGATATGCGTATTATGACGCAGGACGCTTACGATATCATAAAAGATAAAAAGATAGACATTGCAGTGGAAGCGGTAGGCGGCACTGACCCCGCGCTGAGATTTGTCATCGACGCGATAAACGAAGGAAAACATATAGTCACTTCAAATAAAGAACTGATGGCGAAACACGGCCCCGCAATACTTGAAGCTGCCGATAATAAAGGGGTCCGCGTACTTTTCGAAGGTTCCGTGGGAGGCGGGATACCGATAATAGCAGGCCTCAGGCGGCTTTTGTCGGCCAACAGGATAGAGGAAGTGTACGGGATAGTGAACGGCACTACAAATTATATTCTTTCGGACATGGCCGCGTCAGGCAGGGACTTTTCGGCCTCTCTTGAAGCGGCAAAAAGACTGGGATACGCGGAATCGGACCCCAAGAACGATATAGAGGGATTTGACGCGTCTTTCAAGGCCGCCATCCTTGCTTCTGTCGCTTTCGGGCAAAAGGTCAATTGGGAAAAAATATATTTTGAAGGAATAGACGGCGTTACCGTGGAAGATGTCCAGTATGCGGAGGAAATGGGATACAGCATCAAACTTCTTGCAGTAGCAAAAAGAAAGAACGGCGGATGCGAGATCCGCGTGAATCCGGTCCTCATCGATAAAGACCATCCCCTTGCCGGGGTCTCAGGGGCTTACAACGCGATATACGTAAAAGGCGACAGTGTCGGCGAGCAGATGTTCTACGGCGAGGGCGCGGGCGGCGGGCCCACGGCTTCCGCTGTCGTTTCGGACGTGATAGAGATAGCCTTAAATCCGGATAAGGGGAATATAAAGCTTGAAGGCGAGGCAAAGATCGCGAACATAGATGACTGCGAAAGCAGGTTCTATGTAAGGCTGAGGGCCAAAGACGCTCCGGGAGTTCTCGCGGCAATAGCGGGCGCTTTCGGGGACAAAAAGGTAAGCATTCAGAGCGCGCTCCAGAAGGGCACTATTGATAATATCGCCACAATTGTTATAATTACTCATAAGGTCAAGGAAAGAAATTTCCGTGAAGCGGCAGAGACGATCTCGAGACTGCCTCAGATAGACACGATAGGCAGCATAATCCGGGCGGGAATGGAGTAATAAATGCTACTTGGAATATTGTCACCTTTTATGAAGAAGATAGTGGATGAAGAAGCTTCGTTCCCGTCGCCGTCGGCAAAAACAAAGATCAACAAAGCGATAGGAAGGTACAAGCTTCTTTCAATAGGCCAGAAATGGAAAGAGCACATGGAGGACATAAAGTTCGCGCTGGCCGACCTCCTGCTGGCAAGGGGCGAGGAAAAGGACTATAAAGAAGCCCTCGAAAGTTATAACCTGATAATCGCAAAGACCCGCAGCGCCGCCCTCAAAGGCAGGTCGCTGATCGGGAAAGCGGAGCTTGCCATCATGGGGATCGCCAATATGAGCGCCGATGAGGCCATAAAGCTCTGCAAAGAAGGGTGCAAACTTCTGAAAGGCGACCTAAGGGACTTTTTTGTCGCGAAAGGCACGGCCGTCGAAGCCGAACTGCTCGTAAAAAAATCTGGCCAGAAGAACATAAAGACTGCGGCAAAGCTTTTTGACCGGCTGATAGGCAGGAAGAACGCCAACCCTTATTTCCGCGGCAGGGCGCTTGTCGGCAAAGCCGAGCTGATACTTTACTTCGGGCTGGACACGCTTTCAAAGGGAGTGTCGCTTTGCGAGGAAGCCCTCAGGATATTCATTGACAGGCCTCTCGACTATTTCGCGATAAAGGGAAAGCTCATCGAAGCGGAAATGCTGGCAAGAAGAGGCGGCCCGTCAGACCTGCAGAAAGCAGAGAATGTCTGCGAAAAAGTGATCACCAGCTCATCGGCCCACAAAGACCTTCAGTCAAGGGCAAAACTTGTCCTGGCTGAGATCTCCAAGAAAGAAAAAGCAAAACAGCTGTTCGAGGAAGTGCTCCACCAGGAAGACATCGATCCATACCTTATAGAGAAAGCTAAATTGGTCAAGGAAAGGTTCAGGAATAAAGCGAACTGATCAGGTCGGCCCCTTAAAAAAATGAAAGCGCTTTCTTTATTTCGGGAAGCGCTTTTTTTGCGGCTTCTTCCCCTAATTGCACGAGACGCTCGGCTTTGTCCAGTTCAAGCGAGGATATCCTCTCATGTACCGGCGTGATAAGCACATCGCAGCCTTTCTTTTTGTCCCGGTCCTGGTTGAGTATAAAAAGGTCAAGGGCCCTGTCAAATATCTCAAGGATGTTCTTGAAATCATCCGCTTCTTCGAGCCTGGGGATGACATCGACGCCGATGACTATGTCGGCTCCCATCTTTCTGACGATGTCTGACGGAAGGTTGTTTTTTAAGACCCCGTCGACAAGAAGATGTTTTTCATACTTAAAAGGAATGTACATCCACGGAAAAGAGCAGGACGCGCGTACCGCTTTGCATACTTCGCCTTTATCAAGAACGACCTCTTCACCGGTCTTTATGTCGATGGTAACGGCCGAAAAAGGCTTTTCCATGTCAGCAAAGGTTTTTTTGCCTATCTGGCTGATCACAAAGTTCTCGATCTCCTCGCTTGAGACCAGTCCCGATTTTGAAAGGACGATCCTGAAGAAGTTCTTCCATTTGACCTTCGTCGCGATCTCCATCATCGTGGTAATGTTCACGCCGCCGGCAAACAACGATCCGATAAGCGCTCCCGCGCTGGTCCCCGCGATCATGTCAACAGGGATCCTGTGATCGTGGAAGACCTTTAATACGCCGATGTGGGCGAGGCCTCTTGCACCTCCGCCGGAAAGCGCAAGGCCTACTTTTTTCTTCCTGAAAGGATTAAAGAGCATGATTATTTTCTATCTTAACATATTTCATCTTCAGATCTCCTCGATTATCCTTATTACGATGTTCGGGTCAACAAAATTCGCGGTGCCTACGGCGATCGCGTCTGCTCCCGCGGCAAAAAACTCTCTCGCATCGGACGCGTTCATTATCCCGCCCATTCCAATGATCGGGACTTTAACCGCCTTTCTTACCTGCCTGATGAGTGACAGCGCGGTCTGTTTTATGGCAGGTCCGGAAAGGCCCGCAGTGAGTTTTTTCTTAGAATTAAGGACATCGACGGTGGTTTGAACGGTATTTATCATCGAGATAATATCGGCTCCCGCTCCGGCCGCGGCTTTCGCGATCACGGTAATATCTTTTACATTAGGCGTCAGTTTTGCTATCAAAGGAAGGCCGGTCGCCCTTCTGACGCTTGAGACCACTTCTCTTGTGAGAACCGGGTCCTGTCCGAATACCATGCATCCTTTATCGACGTTCGGGCAGGAGATGTTTATCTCTATCGCATCGATCCCTTTTTCCTTGTCCAGGACCTTCGCGATATCGGCATATTCTTCCACGGTCTCCCCCGCGATATTGACGATAACCGCGGTCTTGATCTTCCTTAGTTTAGGAAGGCAGTTCTTTATGAAATATTTGACCCCGTCATTTTGAAGCCCTATCGAATTAACGAGGCCGTTATCGACTTCCACAAGACGCGGCTGGGGATTACCGCTCCTCGCCTTTAAAGTTACGGTCTTCGTGACGATAGCTCCGAGCTTTTCGATATCGACGAGGTCCGCAAACTCGAGACCAAATCCGAAAGTACCGGACGCGACCATGACCGGATTCTTTAATTTTAAACCGCCAAGGACTACTGCCATATTATTTCCTTTGGATCGAACACCGGGCCGTCCTTACAGACCCTTTTACTGCCGTCTTTTGTGCTGATCACACAGCCGAGGCACGCGCCGATGCCGCACGCCATCCGCTCTTCCATCGATACCTGGCAGGAGATGCCGTGCTTTGCGGCAAGATCGCTCACGGCTTTTAGCATCGCTTTCGGGCCGCAGGCATATATCGCGGACTTTTTTGGGTCAAGGGATGAAAGATATGAAGAATACAGCGCCGCGACGTCGCATTTTGCGCCGCACGAGCCGTCATCGGTCGAAATATAGAGTTTTGTGCCTTTTTTTGCAAAGTCGTTCCTGCAGACAAGAAGTTCTTCGGTCGTCGCCCCCATGAAGAGATGCGACCCGATCTTCTTCTTTTTCAGTTCTTCTTCAAGGCCGTAGAGCGGGGCGGTCCCGCATCCGCCGGCTATCAGGATGGCGGTCTTTCCTTTGATTATCCTGAACCCGTTGCCGAGCGGGCCGATAACGTTCAATGTTTCCCCTTTTTTCCTTTTGGACAGGATTTCCGTCCCTTTTCCGACAACATGATA is a window encoding:
- a CDS encoding Fic family protein: MFKPRYSITNKLLENIKRITELVTQLNSKRFPRVVLMAMEKEARELSSHTSTSIEGNPLPLTEVKRILKTRPGNLRDTEREVINYNRALEDLNKLLRKGPPLLSSKLVLDIQRSITKGLIEKHRCGRLRDEPVFVNDPRTGKTIYWPPDQKDVKKLLDELLEYTGKNKVRTDPLILAGIFHKQFVIIHPFMDGNGRTSRLATKVLLASMGLDTFNLFSFENYYNKNVGKYFEKVGVRNNYYNIKESVDFTGWLEYFTDGIIDELLRVSKELEASALSPKTALRTCDKQVIDHIKKHGYITDKEYSGLTKRAKATRNKDFNRLIDMGLIKKLGKGKATYYKLR
- a CDS encoding MiaB/RimO family radical SAM methylthiotransferase gives rise to the protein MHVRKYLIKTYGCQMNENDSEIIAGILEKNGLVKASDIKEADIVIANTCSVRDAAERKAAGFINTLIKLKKEKPGLLVGVVGCMAERLGEELVKKFKFVDFVMGTSDFRNFKDTSIIKREPSVNAWITIMEGCDNFCSFCIVPYVRGREKSKPVADILKEIDELDKNVFKEITLLGQNVNSYSYGFPHLLDAVSKINGIKRIRFMTSHPKNMSDEIIEAVKNTPKVCENFHLPLQSGDDEILKRMNRGYDSDYFRRLVEKIRKKITASAITSDAIAGFPGETDEQFENTLHLISELELDAVNTLAYDVRPGTAAEKMEGRVPQKIVDERLQQLIKVVEETSFKKNQSLAGSVQEILVEKKGKGRTRSHKMVKYPSEADETGKLIKVRIKSAKSWVLLGEVVS
- a CDS encoding ribose-phosphate pyrophosphokinase, translating into MTSEKNDSLMIFSGTTAPVFASDVANYIGLKLGGIQISKFPSGEIYARIKDNVRGKSVFVVQTGTQNVNEDIMELLIIIDAMKRASCRSITTVIPHLPYARQDRKAASREPISAKLIADLLTAVGVHRVITIDMHSDQIQGFFNCPVDTLTALPLFAAYIKGKNIKDPVIVAPDTGRAKTSKKLADRLGCPLAIIHKQRPEHSTSEVTHVVGDVKGKTAIIVDDMIDTAGTATNGVKALIDMGAEKDVYLMATHAILSGPAVERITKAGIKECIVTDSVPVPKERQFPSLKIISVAPLFGEAIMRAHENLSISSLFD
- a CDS encoding homoserine dehydrogenase; the protein is MQKEIKIGLIGFGTVGSGVAALLQKNALYIEKMTGVSIRIDRIADTDILRKRPVDIDMRIMTQDAYDIIKDKKIDIAVEAVGGTDPALRFVIDAINEGKHIVTSNKELMAKHGPAILEAADNKGVRVLFEGSVGGGIPIIAGLRRLLSANRIEEVYGIVNGTTNYILSDMAASGRDFSASLEAAKRLGYAESDPKNDIEGFDASFKAAILASVAFGQKVNWEKIYFEGIDGVTVEDVQYAEEMGYSIKLLAVAKRKNGGCEIRVNPVLIDKDHPLAGVSGAYNAIYVKGDSVGEQMFYGEGAGGGPTASAVVSDVIEIALNPDKGNIKLEGEAKIANIDDCESRFYVRLRAKDAPGVLAAIAGAFGDKKVSIQSALQKGTIDNIATIVIITHKVKERNFREAAETISRLPQIDTIGSIIRAGME
- a CDS encoding patatin-like phospholipase family protein, producing the protein MLFNPFRKKKVGLALSGGGARGLAHIGVLKVFHDHRIPVDMIAGTSAGALIGSLFAGGVNITTMMEIATKVKWKNFFRIVLSKSGLVSSEEIENFVISQIGKKTFADMEKPFSAVTIDIKTGEEVVLDKGEVCKAVRASCSFPWMYIPFKYEKHLLVDGVLKNNLPSDIVRKMGADIVIGVDVIPRLEEADDFKNILEIFDRALDLFILNQDRDKKKGCDVLITPVHERISSLELDKAERLVQLGEEAAKKALPEIKKALSFF
- a CDS encoding dihydroorotate dehydrogenase, whose product is MAVVLGGLKLKNPVMVASGTFGFGLEFADLVDIEKLGAIVTKTVTLKARSGNPQPRLVEVDNGLVNSIGLQNDGVKYFIKNCLPKLRKIKTAVIVNIAGETVEEYADIAKVLDKEKGIDAIEINISCPNVDKGCMVFGQDPVLTREVVSSVRRATGLPLIAKLTPNVKDITVIAKAAAGAGADIISMINTVQTTVDVLNSKKKLTAGLSGPAIKQTALSLIRQVRKAVKVPIIGMGGIMNASDAREFFAAGADAIAVGTANFVDPNIVIRIIEEI
- a CDS encoding dihydroorotate dehydrogenase electron transfer subunit, with protein sequence MLFQEDCRILENINTAPGYFKIALSSRKITTKARPGQFVQVRVLNSSTPLLRRPFSFHIIGKDSFSLLYHVVGKGTEILSKRKKGETLNVIGPLGNGFRIIKGKTAILIAGGCGTAPLYGLEEELKKKKIGSHLFMGATTEELLVCRNDFAKKGTKLYISTDDGSCGAKCDVAALYSSYLSSLDPKKSAIYACGPKAMLKAVSDLAAKHGISCQVSMEERMACGIGACLGCVISTKDGSKRVCKDGPVFDPKEIIWQ